The window cagtactacatagagccatgactacatggaactctattccacagtactacatagagccatgactacatggaactctattccacagtactacatagagccatgactacatggaactctattccacagtactacatagagccatgactacatggaactctattccacagtactacatagagccatgactccatggaactctattccacagtactacatagagccatgactacatggaactctattccacagtactacatagagccaggactacatggaactctattccacagtactacatagagccatgactacatggaactctattccacagtactacatagagccaggactacatggaactctattccacagtactacatagagccatgactacatggaactctattccacagtactacatagagccatgactacatggaactctattccacagtactacatagagccatgactacatggaactctattccacagtactacatagagccatgactacatggaactctattccacatgattttttttttaaaacagattaaaaaacaccttatggaactgCGGGGATTGTGGAGCAACACAAAcactggcacagacacatgcatacacacacacacacacacacacacacacacacacacacacacacacacacacacacacacacacacacacacacacacacacacacacacacacacacacacacacacacacacacacacacacacacacacacacacacacacacacacacaataacatatgcactggatttagtactgtagatatgtggcagtggtggagtaggggcctgagggcacacagggtgttgtgaaatctgtgaatgtattgtgatgtttttaaaactgtataaactgccttattttgctggaccccaggaagagtagctgctgctttggcataaTAAAtgtatccataataaatacaaatgaaccAACACTAGACAGTTTTTGTATCAAACTGCTGTATCCATCTACCCTGTGCTGCAGTCCATCTTGCTGCTGGCTCTACTGGTTCCCGTGATGGTGCAGTCCTCCCTGCATCCAGTGGACTGTGATGAGGTCTATAGATCAGGTTCTGGACAAAACGGGGTCTACACCATCTACCCTGCAGGACCTACCTCACCTGTCCAGGTCTTCTGTGACATGGGGTTTGAAAGTGCATATCTAGGAAAGTGGACGGTCAGTTTCAATGTGTGGTATTGAAATACACTTAAAGACTAATTTACCAtgaacaatctctctctctctcttaatctgtcaattaaacaatctctctctctctcttaatctgttaattaaacaatctctctctctcttaatctgttaattaaacaatctctctctcttaatctgttAATTaaacaatatctctctctcttaatctgtttatcaaacaatctctctctctcttaatctgtcAATTAAACAATATCTCTCTCTTAATCTgtcaattaaatatttttttctcttaATCTGTCAAttaaacaatctctctctctcttaatctgtcAATGAAACATTCTCTTTCTCTTAATATGTAAATTAAACAATCTCTCTCTAAATCAGCTGATTCAGAGCCGACAGGATGGATCAGTGAACTTCTACAGGAAGTGGGATCAGTACAAGAGTGGTTTTGGGAGCGCAGCTGGAGAGTACTGGCTGGGTAGGTTTAACTTCTAGCCAACAGAAAGTTCTCCTCCTAGAACCTTGTTCTACCACTGACTTCATCCGGTTTGTCCTAGTTCATTCAAGGCCATTTGTCATTGTATTCAGACAACACAGTGAACTGCTATGTTGATCTCATTCTCCAGGGCTGGAGACAATGCATCGCATGACTATGAAAGGAACATATGAGCTGAGGGTGGACATGGAGGACTTTGAGGGGAATAAGGTCTATGCTCAGTACTCTTCCTTCTCCGTTGGACCAGAGGCTGAAGGATACCTGCTAACACTGGGCTCATTCAAAGATGGAGGAGCAGGTGGGAGACAATTTATATTGTCCAAGAAACAATAACCCAagaaaaaaagtataataaaatAGTCCAAgaatatactgtagtaccagaatATAGTCCAttactatactgtagtaccatAATATAGTCCAataatatactgtagtaccagaatATAGTCcattaatatactgtagtaccataatatagtctgccgataagaatatggtgattgacagagacgaaagccttggcaaggtcgatgaagacggctgcacagtactgtcttttatcgatggcggttatgatatcgtttagtaccttgagcgtggctgaggtgcacccgtgaccggctcggaaaccagattgcacagaggagaaggtacggtgggaatcGAGATGGTCaatgacctgtttgttgacttggctttcgaagaccttagataggcagggcaggatggatataggtctgtaacagtttgggtccagggtgtctccccctttgaagagggggatgactgcggcagctttccaatccttggggatctcagacgatatgaaagagaggttgaacaggctggtaataggggttgcgacaatggcggcggatagtttcagaaatagagggtccagattgtcaagcccagctgatttgtacgggtccaggttttgcagctctttcagaacatctgctatctggatttgtttaaaggagaacctggagaggcttgggcgagtagctgcgggggggggggcggagctgttggccgaggttggagtagccaggcagaaggcatggccagccgttgagaaatgcttgttgaagttttcgataatcatggatttatcgttggtgaccgtgttacctagcctcagtgcagtgggcagctgggaggaggtgctcttgttctccatggacttcacagtgtcccagaactttttggagttggagctacaggatgcaaatttctgcctgaagaagctggccttagctttcctgactgactgcgtgtattggttcctgacttccctgaacagttgcatatcgcggggactattcgatgctattgcagtccgccacaggatgtttttgtgctggtcgagggcagtcaggtctggagtgaaccaagggctatatctgttcttagttctgcattttttgaacggagcatgcttatctaaaatggcgaggaagttacttttaaagaatgaccaggcatcctcaactgacgggatgaggtcaatgtccttccaggatacccgggccaggtcgattagaaaggcctgctcacagaagtgttttagggagcgtttgacagtgatgaggggtggtcgtttgactgcggctccgtagcagatacaggcaatgaggcagtgatcgctgagatcctggttgaagacagcggaggtgtatttggagggccagttggtcaggatgacgtctatgagggtgcccttgtttacagatttagggttgtacctggtgggttccttgatgatttgtgtgagattgagggcatctagcttagattgtaggactgccggggtgttaagcatatcccagtttaggtcacctaacagaacaaactctgaagctataaggggggcgatcaattcacaaatggtgtccagggcacagctgggagctgagaggggtcggtagcaggcggcaacagtgagagacttatttctggagagagtaatttactaaattagtagttcgaactgtttgggtatggacctggaaagtatgacattactttgcaggctatctctgcagtaaactgcaactcctccccctttggcagttctatcttgacggaaaatgttatagttgggtatggaaatctcagaatttttggtggccttcctgagccaggattcagacacagcaaggacatcagggttagcagagtgtgctaaagcagtgagtaaaacaaacttagggaggaggcttctgatgttgacattcatgaaaccaaggctttttcgatcacagaagtcaacaaatgagggtgcctggggacatgcagggcctgggtttacctctacatcacccgcggaacagaggaggagtagaatgagggtgtggctaaaggctatcaaaactggtcgcctagagcgttggggacagagaataaaaggagcagatttctgggcatggtagaatatattcagggcataatgcgcagacaggggtatggtggggtgtgggtacaacggaggtaagcccaggtactgggtgatgatgagagaggttgtaaacagacaaaacagagatgcttg is drawn from Oncorhynchus kisutch isolate 150728-3 unplaced genomic scaffold, Okis_V2 Okis04b-Okis11a_hom, whole genome shotgun sequence and contains these coding sequences:
- the LOC116359723 gene encoding microfibril-associated glycoprotein 4-like, with amino-acid sequence MSILLLALLVPVMVQSSLHPVDCDEVYRSGSGQNGVYTIYPAGPTSPVQVFCDMGFESAYLGKWTLIQSRQDGSVNFYRKWDQYKSGFGSAAGEYWLGLETMHRMTMKGTYELRVDMEDFEGNKVYAQYSSFSVGPEAEGYLLTLGSFKDGGAGDSLVFHNGQKFTTLDKDQDLNAANCAQVYYGGFWNNDCHFTNPNGIYAWGESTFGIGINWKTWKGYTYSLKAITMKIRPAQA